In Nitrospira sp., one genomic interval encodes:
- a CDS encoding 30S ribosomal protein S18 yields the protein MLPERRRRVIDDTTPVDWKNVEWLRRFLSERGRMLPRRMTGNSLQRQRVIAQAIKRARHMALLPFAGPEGS from the coding sequence ATGTTACCTGAACGACGGCGTCGGGTCATCGACGACACCACGCCGGTGGATTGGAAGAACGTTGAGTGGTTGCGGAGATTTCTGAGCGAGCGGGGAAGAATGTTGCCGAGGCGAATGACGGGCAACAGCCTGCAGCGGCAACGGGTGATCGCGCAGGCCATTAAGCGGGCGCGCCATATGGCGCTGTTACCGTTTGCGGGGCCGGAAGGATCCTAG
- a CDS encoding GTP-binding protein encodes MSSEQISSRPLSVTMVCGFVGAGKSTVIRELLAERGTEQWAVLVHDRSEHDWAAVDGAGQAINIYSLGESLAELTRSCVSCSFREALTDAISSIAEMRRFDRLIVECSGLVEATMAAAVFNDAIADEEPLAGLARLEQLVTVVDAATVWEGIRSADALRERGMSGGEDDTRVLSELLVEQIEHCSLIALNRSAGIDVDCRERVITLLRYLNPEAEVLLAADRVKREERILARRDGAEYGISFQPGWAKLIDQADVPPEPSQAWSTGVFRASRPFHPERLWRCIEEDWPGVLRCKGYFWLASEPDRCFSWEQTAGSRHFEWVGQWWVATPQPEWPTNEAFLRRLKSQWTIEFGDRRQELACIGYGADQEALFARLRGCLLTAEELLLGEDGWRRFDDPFERATQEAGSREDETDSE; translated from the coding sequence ATGTCGAGTGAACAAATATCATCTCGTCCCTTGTCGGTGACCATGGTGTGCGGATTCGTGGGGGCGGGAAAGAGCACGGTGATTCGGGAGTTGCTCGCTGAACGTGGGACCGAACAATGGGCAGTACTGGTCCACGACCGTAGCGAACATGATTGGGCGGCAGTTGACGGGGCCGGTCAAGCCATAAACATCTACTCGTTGGGGGAATCGTTGGCCGAGTTGACGCGGTCCTGCGTGAGCTGTTCGTTTCGCGAGGCGCTTACGGATGCTATCTCGTCCATCGCTGAAATGCGTCGATTCGATCGACTGATCGTCGAATGTTCAGGACTGGTCGAAGCGACCATGGCGGCGGCGGTCTTCAATGATGCTATTGCAGATGAGGAGCCGCTCGCCGGGCTGGCCCGACTGGAGCAGTTGGTGACGGTGGTGGATGCCGCGACCGTCTGGGAAGGCATTCGCAGTGCCGACGCGTTGAGGGAGCGGGGAATGAGTGGCGGCGAAGACGATACCAGAGTGCTCTCGGAGCTGCTGGTGGAGCAGATCGAGCACTGCTCATTGATCGCTCTCAATCGGAGTGCAGGGATCGACGTGGACTGCCGTGAACGGGTCATCACGCTCCTTCGGTATCTGAATCCGGAGGCCGAAGTCCTTTTGGCTGCCGACAGGGTGAAACGGGAAGAGCGCATTCTGGCCCGCAGGGACGGGGCAGAATACGGCATCAGTTTCCAGCCGGGCTGGGCCAAGTTGATCGACCAGGCCGACGTTCCGCCCGAACCATCACAAGCATGGAGCACGGGGGTGTTCCGCGCGAGCCGTCCGTTTCACCCGGAACGCTTGTGGCGCTGTATTGAAGAGGACTGGCCCGGTGTCCTGCGTTGCAAGGGGTATTTCTGGTTGGCATCGGAGCCGGACCGCTGCTTCTCCTGGGAGCAGACGGCCGGCAGCCGGCACTTCGAATGGGTGGGGCAGTGGTGGGTGGCGACGCCGCAGCCTGAGTGGCCGACCAACGAGGCGTTTCTGCGCCGCCTGAAGTCGCAGTGGACGATCGAGTTTGGAGATCGACGTCAGGAACTGGCGTGTATCGGGTATGGAGCCGATCAGGAGGCACTGTTCGCCCGCCTGAGGGGCTGTCTGCTGACTGCGGAGGAACTCTTGCTTGGTGAGGACGGTTGGCGTCGATTCGACGACCCGTTCGAGCGGGCGACGCAGGAGGCGGGATCGCGAGAGGATGAGACGGATTCCGAATGA
- a CDS encoding GTP-binding protein, which yields MTTTTTQVSQDRRLPVTVLSGFLGAGKTTLLNHVLHNREGLRVAVIVNDMSEVNIDAALVKQGEASLSRTEEQLVEMSNGCICCTLREDLLKEVTRLAEARRFDYLLIESTGISEPMPVAETFQFEDEGGRSLSTVSRLDTMVTVIDAANFLKDYQQAEDLAARGLALGEQDERTITDLLIDQVEFANVLVINKTDLVSPGALGTLEAILTKLNPEARILRAVEGRVPLTALLDTKLFDFERASQAAGWMQTLRGEESSEADEYGVTSFVYRARRPFHPTRWWNAMQLTWPGVLRSKGLFWIASRPDLIGLWSQAGGAGSVRWIGRWYAAMPETEWPDDETEHRRIEGVWDAEFGDRTQELVVIGRNMDQISLTSMLDACLLTDEEWRQGLAAWSRAEDPFPRQVNDQELESAGA from the coding sequence ATGACGACCACGACGACGCAGGTTTCGCAAGACCGCCGCCTGCCGGTGACGGTGCTATCGGGATTTTTGGGTGCGGGGAAGACGACCTTGCTCAATCACGTCCTTCACAATCGGGAGGGGCTTCGAGTGGCCGTGATCGTCAACGACATGAGTGAGGTCAACATCGACGCCGCCCTCGTGAAGCAGGGGGAGGCGTCGTTGAGCCGCACCGAGGAACAACTGGTTGAGATGAGCAATGGCTGCATCTGCTGCACCCTGCGGGAGGACCTTCTCAAAGAGGTGACCCGTCTGGCGGAGGCCAGGCGCTTCGACTATCTGCTGATCGAGTCGACCGGCATCTCAGAACCGATGCCGGTGGCCGAAACGTTTCAGTTCGAGGACGAAGGCGGGCGAAGCCTCTCCACAGTGTCGCGATTGGATACGATGGTGACCGTCATCGACGCCGCGAATTTTCTGAAGGACTATCAGCAGGCGGAGGATCTGGCGGCGCGCGGATTGGCACTCGGCGAACAGGATGAGCGGACAATCACGGATTTGCTCATCGATCAGGTGGAGTTTGCGAACGTGTTAGTCATCAATAAGACGGATCTGGTGTCTCCGGGTGCATTGGGGACGCTCGAGGCGATCCTGACGAAGTTGAATCCCGAAGCTCGTATTCTGCGTGCCGTGGAAGGGCGTGTGCCGCTCACGGCGTTGCTCGATACCAAGCTCTTTGACTTCGAGCGGGCCAGTCAGGCCGCGGGGTGGATGCAGACCTTGCGCGGAGAGGAGTCGTCAGAGGCCGATGAATATGGGGTGACGAGTTTCGTCTACCGGGCGCGGCGGCCGTTCCATCCCACACGCTGGTGGAACGCGATGCAACTGACGTGGCCGGGCGTCCTTCGATCCAAGGGATTGTTTTGGATTGCGTCGAGGCCTGACCTGATCGGCCTCTGGTCGCAGGCCGGTGGGGCCGGTTCGGTGCGGTGGATCGGGCGCTGGTATGCCGCGATGCCCGAAACGGAATGGCCGGATGACGAAACGGAACATCGGCGGATTGAAGGTGTGTGGGATGCCGAGTTCGGGGATCGAACGCAGGAACTGGTCGTGATCGGACGGAATATGGACCAGATCTCGCTGACCTCCATGCTCGACGCATGTCTGCTGACGGACGAGGAGTGGCGGCAGGGCTTGGCCGCATGGAGCAGGGCGGAGGATCCCTTCCCGCGACAGGTCAACGATCAGGAATTGGAGTCGGCCGGCGCATAA
- the rpmB gene encoding 50S ribosomal protein L28, which produces MARYCQVTGKKPMAGNHVSHANNRTKRRFLPNIQRKRYFLPDEHRWITLSVSAHGMKIIDKKGLARVVADMRADGQKI; this is translated from the coding sequence ATGGCACGGTATTGTCAGGTGACGGGAAAAAAGCCGATGGCTGGGAACCATGTCAGTCATGCCAATAACCGGACCAAGCGGCGGTTTCTGCCGAACATTCAGCGGAAGCGGTATTTTCTGCCGGATGAACACCGCTGGATCACCTTATCGGTCTCGGCGCACGGGATGAAGATTATCGACAAGAAGGGGCTTGCGCGAGTCGTCGCGGACATGCGGGCAGACGGCCAGAAGATCTAA
- the rpmG gene encoding 50S ribosomal protein L33 has product MRGVMAVACTGCETPGMSVYWTTKNKKNDPDRIELKKYCARCRKHATHKEKR; this is encoded by the coding sequence ATGCGTGGAGTAATGGCAGTGGCCTGCACCGGCTGTGAGACGCCGGGCATGTCGGTCTATTGGACAACGAAGAATAAAAAGAATGATCCGGATCGCATTGAGTTGAAGAAATACTGCGCGCGTTGCCGAAAGCATGCGACGCACAAGGAGAAACGGTAG
- a CDS encoding 3-deoxy-7-phosphoheptulonate synthase encodes MTRPIDNQHVIEIKPLPSPREVKTRLPITDDVSELVFQTRQAIRNILHGRDMERLIVIVGPCSIHDPDAAYEYAERLKPVADAVREKLLVVMRTYFEKPRTTVGWKGLINDPHLDGTCEIAQGIQLARTILLNINGKGLPCATELLDPVTPQYIADLLSWTAIGARTTESQIHREMASGLSMPVGFKNGTEGSLQVAINAMITSRSPHHFVGVNADGVTSIIKTTGNPDHHIVLRGGGGRTNYSVEDIARAESAVAGEGLARGVMVDCSHDNSGKNHQRQVEVAGEVIKQFQDGRRSIMGLMLESHLQGGRQSWEPGKHLAYGMSITDSCLAWSDTEALLYGMAESLAAKTV; translated from the coding sequence ATGACCAGGCCGATAGACAACCAACACGTCATCGAAATCAAACCGCTGCCCTCCCCGCGAGAGGTGAAGACCCGTCTGCCGATCACGGACGACGTCTCCGAGCTGGTCTTTCAAACCAGGCAGGCGATCAGAAATATCCTGCATGGCCGTGATATGGAACGGCTCATCGTGATCGTGGGCCCCTGCTCAATTCACGATCCCGATGCCGCCTACGAGTACGCCGAGCGGCTCAAGCCGGTTGCCGACGCCGTCCGCGAGAAGCTCCTGGTCGTGATGCGCACCTATTTTGAGAAGCCCCGTACCACGGTCGGTTGGAAGGGGCTCATCAACGATCCCCATCTGGACGGCACCTGCGAGATCGCCCAGGGCATCCAACTGGCCCGCACGATTCTGTTGAACATCAACGGCAAGGGCCTGCCCTGCGCGACCGAGTTGCTCGATCCCGTCACGCCGCAATACATCGCCGACCTCTTGAGTTGGACCGCCATCGGCGCGCGGACGACCGAAAGCCAGATCCATCGTGAGATGGCCAGCGGTCTCTCGATGCCGGTCGGCTTCAAGAACGGCACAGAAGGCAGCCTGCAGGTGGCCATCAATGCGATGATCACCAGCCGGAGCCCGCACCATTTTGTCGGCGTGAATGCCGACGGCGTCACTTCCATCATCAAGACTACTGGCAACCCGGACCACCACATCGTGCTGCGCGGGGGAGGCGGCCGCACCAATTACAGCGTCGAAGACATTGCGCGAGCCGAATCGGCCGTCGCCGGCGAAGGCCTCGCCCGCGGCGTGATGGTCGACTGCTCCCACGACAATTCCGGGAAGAACCATCAACGCCAGGTCGAAGTGGCCGGCGAGGTCATCAAGCAGTTCCAGGACGGCCGCCGCTCCATCATGGGACTCATGCTGGAAAGCCACCTACAGGGCGGCCGACAGAGCTGGGAGCCTGGCAAGCACTTGGCCTATGGCATGTCGATCACCGACTCCTGCCTGGCTTGGAGCGACACCGAAGCGCTGCTCTACGGCATGGCGGAATCGCTGGCAGCCAAGACCGTCTAG
- a CDS encoding TonB-dependent receptor, with protein MSVLKRMCRVCGAVLALMVLGPVAVQAQVPAAGQGRTITGTVQNQDLRRVPQATVEVKDQEGVLVGTGVADDAGEFAVEVPEPGTYSVSAVQDTYRSEYAILKVGTEQPGRVTLTLSKTREIALEVVSPLAPIQYKASSETYALSRKEIEELPRGNNNELHDVLLTIPSAVYGSLKQVHIRQDHANLQLRIDGVPIPDTVSTTFSDVISPRAWERADIILGGMEAQYGNKAAAVLDITTKSGTKPAFGSAQIMGGSNQTINPSFEYGGTIGEKFRFYILNSHTATNRGIEPPTLGHSIFHGQSERNQTFLRGDYQHDNKNNFTWLFLNSVAKYQIPTTPGLELDPSGQLLPLLQASRPGFTPVASQAINEFQKENNQYGHMVWRHDVNANNFFSLAGYFRHTRATFKTDPFNVLAYTADPAEPFSASDQDRNAYSTGLRFDYTYVHNKHHLIKAGFQIDRTQAVNKTRLFTFADDGAGNPTGDLLGLNADNRQIGYRQEFWIQDQWSPNDKWTFNLGLRGDAVQYLRSEGQVSPRVGATYKYNQANVFHAFYGRMFTPPNLEAISFAKLNTLGTRAQPEDVTNNTVRAERAHYFEVGSYHALNRYATLQFTGWYKLSNFLSDAGQFGTTPLLNYFAFERGWQRGIDGALKLQLNENLTARGNVAWGQCKGYGLQSGHFLLEAKEITDVNSRGGVFCDHMQTLTSSAIVSYRLLERTTFTGQMLFASGLRTAENEDAKTNSTHSPSYTIYNLSISHVFTLPWEGQKFLLGFDIINLLDQKYYINQGEGSIGLGVAHAGTPRSFFFRGQWFF; from the coding sequence ATGTCTGTGTTGAAACGGATGTGCCGAGTGTGTGGTGCCGTCCTTGCCCTGATGGTCTTGGGACCAGTCGCCGTTCAGGCGCAGGTGCCTGCGGCGGGGCAGGGGCGAACGATTACCGGGACGGTGCAAAATCAGGACCTCCGGCGTGTGCCGCAGGCCACAGTGGAGGTCAAGGATCAGGAGGGCGTGCTGGTCGGTACGGGCGTAGCCGACGATGCGGGAGAATTTGCCGTGGAGGTGCCGGAACCTGGGACCTACTCCGTGAGCGCCGTGCAGGATACCTATCGGAGCGAGTATGCCATTTTGAAGGTCGGGACGGAGCAGCCGGGACGCGTGACACTGACGCTCTCGAAAACGCGAGAGATCGCCCTCGAAGTCGTCTCGCCCTTGGCGCCGATTCAATACAAGGCTTCCAGCGAAACCTATGCGCTCAGTCGCAAGGAAATCGAAGAACTCCCGCGCGGGAACAACAACGAGTTGCACGACGTGCTGCTCACGATCCCGAGCGCGGTCTACGGATCACTGAAGCAGGTCCACATCCGACAGGACCATGCGAATCTCCAGCTGCGCATCGACGGGGTGCCGATTCCCGACACGGTCTCCACGACCTTCTCGGACGTTATCAGCCCTCGGGCTTGGGAGCGGGCGGACATCATCCTAGGCGGCATGGAGGCGCAATACGGCAACAAGGCGGCGGCGGTGCTGGACATCACCACCAAGAGCGGCACCAAGCCGGCCTTCGGGTCGGCTCAGATCATGGGCGGCTCCAACCAGACGATCAATCCGTCCTTCGAATATGGCGGCACGATCGGCGAGAAGTTCCGCTTTTACATTTTGAACAGCCATACCGCGACGAATCGCGGCATCGAGCCGCCGACCCTGGGCCATTCCATCTTCCATGGGCAAAGCGAACGCAATCAGACCTTCCTCCGCGGCGACTACCAGCACGACAACAAGAACAACTTCACCTGGTTATTCCTGAACTCGGTGGCGAAGTATCAAATTCCGACCACGCCGGGCCTCGAACTCGACCCCAGCGGACAGCTATTGCCGCTGCTCCAGGCGAGTCGTCCCGGCTTCACTCCCGTCGCCTCCCAGGCCATCAATGAATTTCAAAAGGAAAACAACCAATACGGCCACATGGTGTGGCGGCACGACGTGAATGCCAACAACTTCTTCAGCCTCGCGGGTTACTTCCGCCACACACGCGCGACTTTCAAGACCGATCCGTTCAATGTCCTGGCCTATACTGCCGATCCGGCGGAGCCGTTTTCCGCGTCCGATCAGGATCGCAACGCCTATTCCACCGGCCTGCGGTTCGACTACACCTATGTGCACAACAAACATCACCTCATCAAAGCGGGCTTTCAGATCGATCGCACCCAAGCGGTGAACAAGACGCGGTTGTTCACGTTTGCGGACGATGGAGCAGGCAATCCGACGGGAGACTTGCTCGGACTCAATGCCGACAACCGCCAGATCGGCTACCGCCAAGAATTCTGGATCCAGGATCAATGGAGCCCCAACGACAAGTGGACCTTCAATCTCGGCCTGCGTGGCGACGCGGTGCAGTATTTGCGGAGTGAAGGCCAGGTCAGTCCGCGAGTCGGGGCCACCTATAAATACAATCAAGCGAACGTGTTCCACGCGTTCTACGGCCGGATGTTCACGCCGCCCAACTTGGAAGCGATTTCCTTCGCCAAGCTGAATACGCTCGGGACCAGGGCGCAACCGGAGGACGTAACCAACAACACGGTGCGGGCCGAGCGGGCGCACTATTTCGAAGTCGGCAGCTACCATGCCTTGAACCGTTACGCGACGCTGCAATTCACCGGCTGGTACAAGCTCAGCAACTTTCTCTCCGATGCCGGTCAATTCGGCACTACGCCCCTGCTGAACTACTTTGCCTTCGAGCGAGGTTGGCAACGCGGCATCGACGGCGCCTTGAAACTGCAACTGAACGAGAACCTGACCGCACGAGGGAATGTAGCCTGGGGACAGTGCAAAGGTTACGGCCTGCAATCCGGCCACTTTCTGCTGGAGGCGAAGGAGATTACGGATGTCAACTCACGCGGGGGCGTGTTCTGCGACCATATGCAGACGCTCACGAGTTCGGCCATCGTGAGTTACCGCTTGCTGGAACGCACCACTTTCACGGGACAGATGTTGTTCGCTTCCGGCCTGCGGACGGCGGAAAACGAAGACGCGAAGACCAATTCCACGCACAGCCCCTCCTATACGATCTACAACCTGTCCATTTCGCATGTATTCACGTTGCCGTGGGAAGGGCAGAAATTTCTGTTGGGGTTCGACATCATCAACCTGTTGGATCAAAAGTATTACATCAACCAGGGCGAAGGCAGCATCGGGCTGGGCGTGGCCCACGCGGGCACGCCACGGTCGTTTTTCTTTCGTGGCCAATGGTTCTTTTAG
- a CDS encoding energy transducer TonB, with product MTNMIAARDRVTRTMVGFCVLCLCPPVGAWAVTGDEATHEADHALDADIIELPEVHVHGLPLNKDQQLGPVAKSTPWPAIPSSLDGKPLDDWMKARLLVSKDAQVTVVVLEPAKHRELTVAGIIALNKWTFLPQLNGDDPVDGELTVRIHFRSQ from the coding sequence ATGACGAACATGATTGCTGCAAGAGATCGCGTCACGAGAACGATGGTGGGGTTCTGTGTCTTGTGCCTGTGTCCGCCGGTTGGGGCGTGGGCCGTGACGGGTGATGAGGCGACGCATGAGGCGGACCATGCGCTCGATGCGGACATCATCGAATTGCCCGAGGTCCACGTTCACGGCTTGCCCTTGAACAAGGACCAGCAGTTGGGGCCGGTCGCCAAATCCACACCGTGGCCGGCCATTCCTTCGTCGTTGGACGGCAAACCGCTCGATGATTGGATGAAGGCGCGGCTGCTCGTATCGAAGGACGCTCAGGTGACCGTCGTCGTGCTGGAGCCGGCGAAGCATCGGGAGCTGACGGTGGCCGGCATCATCGCGCTCAACAAATGGACCTTCCTTCCCCAACTCAACGGCGACGACCCCGTCGACGGCGAGCTGACCGTGCGGATTCACTTCCGTTCGCAGTAG
- a CDS encoding efflux transporter outer membrane subunit yields MVCILRHYARSAAPLALACALAACAFPAVDLAPPYQPPRYVVPVSWQGSSPFVEAKPSDGELRPDWWREFHDPILDSLEDQAMVANPDLQAAAERFVQARDVMMKARAQYLPRIGLEIGASGNKQSVDALFRPPNISEFGTTLYGGGLASWEPDFWSALRNATRLETYRAQERAADYGLARLSLQAEVAANYFTLRGYDAQSAIYAQSIELYKQSLALVNAQFAGAIASALDVARVESLLFSTETKYAQIQGQRQVTEQAIAILLNKAPAAFTIDSVNELRVAHFTIPHTIPSTLLERRPDIAAMERRMAEANRAIGMARAAFFPNVSFRLSGGFEDNGFNLISLANSFWSYGSAVSLPLFQAGYRRAQLQQSWSAYRETEDLYRSTVLNAFREVENNLSLTNRLTAAANRQDAAVGATQKAQDLTMELYQGGLASSLELIYAQVATLTARIDSVQVKAELLRSSVALLRALGGGWHREQLPTDDQIQPFGTFQYTNLDKPPPAGGIDVNADNNWAHNDLTTRTGR; encoded by the coding sequence ATGGTCTGCATCCTTCGACACTATGCCCGCTCCGCCGCCCCACTGGCCTTGGCCTGTGCACTCGCGGCTTGCGCCTTTCCCGCCGTCGACCTCGCGCCTCCCTACCAGCCGCCGCGCTATGTCGTCCCGGTCTCGTGGCAGGGCTCGAGTCCCTTCGTCGAGGCGAAACCCTCCGATGGAGAACTGCGCCCCGACTGGTGGAGGGAGTTTCATGATCCGATTCTCGACAGTCTGGAGGACCAGGCCATGGTGGCCAATCCCGATCTGCAGGCGGCCGCCGAACGGTTCGTCCAGGCTCGCGACGTCATGATGAAGGCGCGGGCGCAGTACTTGCCTCGCATCGGTCTGGAGATCGGCGCGTCAGGTAACAAGCAGTCGGTCGATGCGCTCTTCCGCCCCCCGAATATTTCGGAGTTCGGCACGACTCTGTATGGGGGAGGCCTGGCCTCTTGGGAGCCGGATTTTTGGTCCGCGCTGCGCAATGCTACGCGCCTGGAGACCTATCGGGCGCAAGAACGCGCGGCCGACTACGGACTGGCGCGGCTCAGCCTGCAGGCCGAGGTGGCGGCGAATTATTTCACGCTGCGAGGCTATGACGCGCAAAGTGCGATCTACGCCCAATCGATCGAACTCTACAAACAATCGCTCGCGCTGGTAAACGCCCAGTTTGCCGGCGCCATCGCCTCAGCCCTGGACGTCGCTCGCGTCGAATCACTGCTCTTCAGCACCGAAACCAAATACGCCCAAATCCAAGGACAACGTCAGGTGACGGAACAGGCCATCGCCATTCTGCTGAACAAGGCGCCAGCCGCTTTCACGATCGACTCGGTCAATGAACTGCGGGTGGCGCACTTCACCATCCCGCACACCATCCCGTCCACCTTGCTCGAACGTCGGCCCGATATCGCGGCGATGGAACGCCGAATGGCGGAGGCCAACCGTGCCATCGGCATGGCTCGCGCCGCCTTTTTCCCGAATGTGTCGTTCCGCCTCTCCGGCGGGTTCGAAGACAACGGGTTCAATCTGATCTCACTCGCGAATAGTTTCTGGTCCTATGGCTCTGCCGTTTCACTCCCGCTCTTTCAGGCCGGCTATCGGCGCGCGCAATTGCAGCAGTCTTGGTCGGCCTATCGCGAGACGGAAGACCTCTACCGCTCGACGGTGCTGAACGCCTTTCGCGAAGTGGAGAACAATTTGAGCCTGACGAATCGATTGACCGCCGCGGCCAACCGCCAAGACGCGGCGGTGGGGGCGACCCAGAAGGCGCAGGACCTCACCATGGAGCTCTATCAGGGGGGGCTGGCTTCGAGCCTCGAACTCATTTATGCGCAGGTGGCCACGCTCACGGCGCGTATCGACTCGGTGCAGGTCAAGGCGGAGCTCCTCCGGTCGTCGGTGGCCCTCCTCCGGGCCCTCGGCGGCGGATGGCATCGCGAGCAATTACCGACGGACGATCAAATCCAGCCATTCGGCACGTTTCAATATACGAACCTCGACAAGCCTCCGCCCGCCGGCGGGATCGATGTCAACGCGGACAACAATTGGGCGCACAATGATCTGACCACACGTACCGGCCGGTAA
- a CDS encoding efflux RND transporter periplasmic adaptor subunit — MKTLGGRGLAIVAILLCAFYVGYRMYGSKSDAALLREQTLADAVPTVAVVHPKPGASTETITLPGNIVGWYEAPIYARVTGYVKMWYKDYGDQVKEGDILAEINAPDLDAEYAQAKADLDTERARYKLAEVTAQRWAALRPNHAVSEQSITVKEQELKAEAAKVKAAEQKVRNIEAFIRFKTIVAPFDGVVTQRTINVGDLVSKEGTLSTPSAKSNLFTVADVHMLRLFVSMPETFGPFLQPGLTADVTVPQLPNRHFVAQFLTVAKGFDVSTRTAVTVFTIDNDDRALWPGSYAQVHLTAPVDRHVFMIPSTALVFQEQGTQVALVTEDDRIRLQPITVSKLMDSAVEVAAGISLNDRIVNNPSAALLEGDKVRVVTPAPGYDLVSQPSPMPQDTSKEP, encoded by the coding sequence ATGAAGACGCTGGGAGGAAGGGGCTTGGCCATTGTCGCGATCCTGCTCTGTGCATTTTATGTCGGCTATCGCATGTACGGCAGCAAGAGCGACGCCGCACTGCTGCGTGAACAGACGCTCGCGGATGCCGTTCCCACCGTCGCCGTCGTCCATCCCAAGCCGGGAGCATCGACCGAGACCATCACGCTGCCGGGCAATATCGTAGGTTGGTATGAGGCGCCGATCTACGCGCGCGTCACCGGCTACGTAAAGATGTGGTACAAGGACTACGGCGATCAGGTGAAAGAAGGCGACATCCTCGCCGAAATCAATGCGCCCGATCTCGATGCCGAATATGCGCAGGCCAAGGCGGATCTGGACACGGAGCGCGCCCGGTATAAGCTCGCCGAAGTGACCGCACAACGCTGGGCGGCGCTTCGCCCGAATCACGCGGTCTCAGAACAGTCGATCACGGTCAAAGAACAGGAGTTGAAAGCCGAAGCGGCGAAGGTCAAGGCCGCGGAACAGAAGGTCAGAAACATCGAGGCCTTCATTCGGTTCAAAACGATCGTCGCGCCTTTCGACGGAGTGGTGACGCAACGCACCATCAACGTCGGCGACTTAGTCAGCAAAGAAGGGACGCTCAGTACGCCGAGTGCGAAAAGCAACCTCTTTACGGTGGCCGACGTCCATATGTTGCGCCTCTTCGTCAGTATGCCGGAAACGTTCGGCCCCTTCCTCCAGCCCGGTTTGACCGCCGACGTGACGGTCCCGCAATTGCCCAATCGCCATTTCGTCGCGCAATTCTTGACCGTCGCCAAAGGCTTCGATGTCAGCACGCGCACCGCCGTGACCGTCTTTACGATCGACAACGATGATCGGGCGCTCTGGCCGGGCTCCTATGCTCAGGTCCACCTGACGGCCCCGGTTGATCGGCACGTCTTCATGATTCCTTCCACTGCGTTGGTGTTCCAAGAACAGGGCACGCAAGTCGCGTTGGTGACCGAGGACGACCGCATCCGCCTGCAACCCATCACCGTGAGCAAACTCATGGACAGCGCCGTTGAGGTGGCCGCGGGGATTTCTCTGAATGACCGCATCGTGAACAACCCGAGCGCCGCCTTGCTGGAAGGTGACAAGGTGCGGGTCGTCACGCCGGCGCCCGGCTATGATCTCGTCAGTCAGCCGTCGCCCATGCCACAAGACACATCAAAAGAGCCGTGA
- the modA gene encoding molybdate ABC transporter substrate-binding protein, with protein sequence MAERHVFVAAIVVLGFVIGVGTAANPVQAEPLVIGATSSLKPAFQEIIPMFENEYGASVKVQYGPSQTLRRQIEQGAPIDVFLPGALEEVETLYEKGLTLNGAPRVYAQTSLVLVMSTSSRALAVSLRDEFANRTTRLVLGDPQTSSLGAITNRALTMLDPGYRQRFKTMYARQSDEVMSAVQGGKADVGIVYRVDAIGNGQVRIIDETPAGAHISVRFGEAVVWTCRDESRAAAAQFSDFITSPRIQKLLHKYGFEPASIPSAAGSKREEP encoded by the coding sequence ATGGCAGAACGGCATGTGTTCGTTGCGGCGATCGTGGTTCTCGGCTTCGTCATTGGGGTGGGGACGGCAGCGAATCCTGTCCAAGCCGAGCCGCTGGTGATCGGGGCGACTTCAAGCCTCAAGCCGGCGTTCCAAGAAATTATCCCGATGTTCGAAAACGAGTACGGTGCGAGCGTGAAGGTGCAATACGGCCCGTCGCAAACGCTGCGTCGGCAGATCGAGCAGGGGGCGCCGATCGATGTGTTTCTCCCTGGAGCGCTGGAGGAAGTCGAGACACTGTATGAGAAGGGATTGACGCTCAATGGCGCGCCGCGCGTCTACGCACAAACCTCGCTGGTGCTGGTCATGTCGACATCATCACGGGCGCTCGCGGTCTCCTTGCGCGATGAGTTCGCGAATCGCACGACCCGCCTGGTCCTGGGCGATCCTCAGACGTCATCGTTGGGAGCGATCACGAACCGGGCGCTCACCATGCTCGATCCCGGATATAGGCAGCGCTTCAAGACGATGTATGCCCGGCAAAGCGACGAGGTGATGAGTGCGGTCCAAGGCGGGAAAGCCGATGTGGGCATCGTGTATCGCGTCGACGCCATCGGGAACGGCCAAGTGCGGATCATCGACGAAACACCGGCCGGCGCGCACATCTCGGTCCGTTTTGGGGAGGCGGTGGTTTGGACCTGCCGCGATGAGTCCCGCGCCGCCGCCGCACAGTTTTCCGATTTCATCACCAGCCCGCGCATCCAAAAACTCTTGCACAAGTATGGCTTCGAGCCCGCATCCATTCCCTCCGCGGCGGGAAGCAAGCGGGAGGAGCCATAG